TCACCCCGCAGTTTGGCCAGGTTGGAAGGCGTGAATTTTTGGAACACCACGGTAATAGGCATGTAGAGCCGTGCGTCGTAGTCCACTTCGCCGACCAACCCTTTGGGGGCCAGCACACCGATGACGGTCATTTTGACATTACCCACGGTGATCACTTCGCCCAGGGGGTTGGCGTTGCCAAAGAGCTCTTCGGCCAGGCTGCTCCCCAACACCACCACTTTTTGTTTGCGGTCCAGCTCCAATTGGTTGAAGTAGCGTCCCTCTGCAACGTCAATGTCGCGCACCGAGGGGAAGTCGGGCGTGGTGCCCAGAATGGTGATACTCTCCAGGGTGGTGCCGTTGGCTTTGACGTTGGCCGCAGCGTTTTGCTCAACCACTACGCCGGCCACGCCTTTGACTTGCTCGGCAATAGCCGTGGCATCGTCGAAAACCAGCCCCTGGTTGGGGTTGCTTCCCAGACCACCCCGGGCAAAGCTGGACTGGACGAACAGCAGGTTCGTTCCCAGGCTGGTGATTTCTTCCTGGATGGTGGCTTCAGTGCCCGCGCTGACCGCAACCATCACGATGACCGCGGCCACGCCGATAATCACGCCCAGCATGGTAAGCATCGAGCGCACGGAGTTTTTCCAGATGGCTTCTGCTGCCACGCGAAGGATCTCTCGCCATTTCATGCGGCTACCCTCGCTTTCGTTTTTTCGTTATGGACAATCCGTTCCACCTTGCCATCACGCAAATGGATGATGCGTTCAGCGTATTCTGCGGTTTCTTCGTCATGGGTGACCATCACGATGGTACGGCCGCGTTCATGAAGGTCCTTGAGCAGGCTCATGATTTCCAGGCCGGATTTGCTATCCAGGTTGCCAGTAGGCTCGTCTGCGATGATGAGCACCGGGTCGTTGACCAGCGCCCGAGCAATGGCTACCCGCTGTTGCTGCCCACCGGAAAGTTCGTGAGGCTGGTGGTCTAAGCGGTCTTCCAGGCCTACCAGGGTGAGCATTTCGCGCGCGCGGGCTTCCATTTCCTGCATATTGAGGTGCTTGGTACGGTCGTAAATCAGCGGCAGGATGACGTTACGGACCGCGCTGGTGCGGGGCAGCAGGTTGTAAGCCTGGAAAATGAAGCCCAGTTTGCGGTTGCGGATGGTAGCCAGCTGACGGCGGTCCAGGCCACTGACGTCTTCGCCACCCAGGTAGTAAGTACCCGAGGTGGGGCGGGCGAGGCAGCCCAAAATGTTCATCAGGGTGCTCTTACCCGAGCCCGAAGGCCCCATGATGGCCACAAATTCGCCGCGTTCTACGGTGATGCTGACACCATCCAGAGCGTGAACTGTGGCATCGCCCACACCATAGACTTGTTTCAAGTCGTGAGTTTCGATGATAGGCGTGCTCATTTTTCGGTCTCCACCAGCCCGGTGGTTACGATTTCGCCCGCTTCCAGGCCCGATTTAATTTCCGCGTAGAACATATCTTTCAGGCCAACCTCAACCATGCGCAGGGTGGGTTCGCCGTTTTCCAGCACGAAGACAGCATACTGCCCCAGGGAGATTTCGCGCAGGGCTTCGACGGGCACCAGCAGGACGCCCTCGGCTTTGCCGCCAATGACATCCACAGCCGCGGCCGCGCCAATGGGCAGGCGGAGCCCATTTTGGTTAGTGTCGAGGGCTACCAGGCCATGAACCAACATGGTGCCGCTTTCGTTCACCAGTGCAGGGTCAAGTCGCACAACCTTGCCGGTGTAGGTTTTGTCTTCCACCGCGTCGAAGGTGACTTCGGCATCATAACCGGGCGCGATCTTGTCCCAGTCGATTTCGTCCAGATAGACGTCAACGTAGGGGTGATCGGTATCTGCAATGGTCACCACGTTGGCAGTGTTGGTAACGCGCTGCCCCACGGCCAGGTT
The genomic region above belongs to Chloroflexota bacterium and contains:
- a CDS encoding FtsX-like permease family protein; this translates as MKWREILRVAAEAIWKNSVRSMLTMLGVIIGVAAVIVMVAVSAGTEATIQEEITSLGTNLLFVQSSFARGGLGSNPNQGLVFDDATAIAEQVKGVAGVVVEQNAAANVKANGTTLESITILGTTPDFPSVRDIDVAEGRYFNQLELDRKQKVVVLGSSLAEELFGNANPLGEVITVGNVKMTVIGVLAPKGLVGEVDYDARLYMPITVVFQKFTPSNLAKLRGDRVRLIYVEVAPDADPEEVITQIGLLLAKRHDVSLDSADFTITTQQDIIATQEATTAAFRSLLAWVAGVSLIVGGIGIMNIMLVSVTERTREIGIRQAIGAMPEDIQMQFLVEALLLSTAGGIIGIALGVGGAYVFGSISDMRTVIVPESIALAFGSAAVVGAFFGYYPATKAAQLDPIEALRYE
- a CDS encoding ABC transporter ATP-binding protein — encoded protein: MSTPIIETHDLKQVYGVGDATVHALDGVSITVERGEFVAIMGPSGSGKSTLMNILGCLARPTSGTYYLGGEDVSGLDRRQLATIRNRKLGFIFQAYNLLPRTSAVRNVILPLIYDRTKHLNMQEMEARAREMLTLVGLEDRLDHQPHELSGGQQQRVAIARALVNDPVLIIADEPTGNLDSKSGLEIMSLLKDLHERGRTIVMVTHDEETAEYAERIIHLRDGKVERIVHNEKTKARVAA
- a CDS encoding efflux RND transporter periplasmic adaptor subunit — its product is YTKIVRAGWFCVRISAHGVTSLKWFWDTLFSRLRLLFQLLSDFSDRVLGWADYHVAQARLQEAQWYLAALNGGELPPEASGAKLAQLEAARQELEDAQQALADTELHAPVAGTITALNLAVGQRVTNTANVVTIADTDHPYVDVYLDEIDWDKIAPGYDAEVTFDAVEDKTYTGKVVRLDPALVNESGTMLVHGLVALDTNQNGLRLPIGAAAAVDVIGGKAEGVLLVPVEALREISLGQYAVFVLENGEPTLRMVEVGLKDMFYAEIKSGLEAGEIVTTGLVETEK